A single region of the Salarchaeum japonicum genome encodes:
- a CDS encoding outer membrane lipoprotein-sorting protein, with amino-acid sequence MRPRSRALLVLAVLVAGAGCAALPGDSQPNPADVRQNAVSKVDALDAYAATVHVRLNGSLNQTVTYRVAYQDGRTNVTYRSPERVAGTRLVSNGTATVQYDPRTNRATVTYGTTPTHPLASLAGMLDGNATYEGETEARDGFAVEYAVEGGDASLQVGAGGGPYQFVSKGADVNRTTRVWVDRDRGIPVKARTVSAFENTTQRLTVELTNVTLSPTFADDRFDPNVPASATVTTNRVVTSDDIAAIRANASVSVPTPDVPAPYEFEDGMVVSYGNQTTVTLTYATPNDTTLLVTKRVPASERAGSGERIDVSGTTVRYVEDGDRTQVRWTADGATYTVTGDGRDLLVAVAESLVAGEASAGTGATASGTTRPGTVSVATCFSD; translated from the coding sequence ATGCGTCCTCGCTCACGCGCCCTCCTCGTGCTCGCGGTGCTCGTCGCGGGCGCGGGCTGTGCGGCCCTCCCCGGTGACAGCCAGCCGAACCCGGCGGACGTCCGGCAGAACGCGGTGTCGAAGGTTGATGCGCTCGACGCGTACGCGGCGACCGTGCACGTGCGGTTGAACGGGTCGCTGAACCAGACCGTGACGTACCGGGTCGCCTACCAGGACGGGCGGACGAACGTCACGTACCGCTCCCCGGAGCGGGTCGCGGGGACGCGGCTGGTGTCGAACGGGACGGCGACGGTGCAGTACGACCCGCGGACGAACCGGGCGACGGTGACGTACGGGACGACGCCGACGCACCCGTTGGCGTCGCTCGCGGGGATGCTCGACGGGAACGCGACGTACGAGGGGGAGACGGAGGCACGCGACGGGTTCGCGGTCGAGTACGCCGTGGAGGGCGGTGACGCGTCCCTCCAGGTGGGCGCGGGCGGCGGCCCCTACCAGTTCGTCTCGAAGGGCGCGGACGTGAACCGGACGACGCGCGTCTGGGTCGACCGCGACCGCGGGATTCCCGTGAAAGCCCGGACGGTGTCGGCGTTCGAGAACACCACCCAGCGGCTCACGGTGGAACTGACGAACGTCACGCTCAGCCCGACGTTCGCGGACGACCGGTTCGACCCGAACGTCCCGGCGTCCGCGACGGTCACGACGAACCGCGTCGTCACGAGCGACGACATCGCGGCCATCCGGGCGAACGCGTCCGTGTCGGTGCCGACGCCGGACGTGCCCGCGCCCTACGAGTTCGAGGACGGAATGGTCGTCTCGTACGGGAATCAGACGACGGTGACGCTCACGTACGCGACGCCGAACGACACGACGCTCCTCGTGACGAAGCGCGTGCCGGCGAGTGAGCGCGCGGGTTCGGGCGAGCGAATCGACGTGTCGGGCACGACGGTTCGGTACGTCGAGGACGGCGACCGGACGCAGGTGCGGTGGACGGCCGACGGCGCGACGTACACCGTGACGGGCGACGGTCGCGACCTTCTCGTCGCCGTCGCCGAGTCGCTCGTCGCGGGAGAAGCGTCAGCGGGGACGGGGGCGACGGCGTCCGGGACTACCCGCCCGGGTACCGTGTCGGTTGCGACGTGTTTCTCTGACTGA
- a CDS encoding MMPL family transporter, giving the protein MSAFDRLVTAVTDHSKAAIAIMVLLTVVVGAGAPMVEQSSSLSQFQSDTTESQKLDYIQNNFQTGDQNTTTVQIIMRGDDVLAKDQLVESIDLQQTLRENETIAPSLVNESPTSGVANVVAITAIRQEEAAELEQRRQTLNETAATLRGALTDLRQNPNASIEAAFSDVRASTTVDLNDTDYATFETAAQQLRNASGEQAVQEAYTLGTQGVLAADYAALQEDADALQNAGTPTLAEQRDQLESMEASEVESLVTSVLQNGNGGSGGGVLALMPTGYESGPAEATMIIVTQTTDSDTEMGSASDRLVETQTAMQDIATSRSNGNTYMVFGGGIIADEITQSMTDSVLIVGPLALIFVLITLIIAYRDLLDIALGLLGILAVLVWTFGFMGWADISFNQIFIAVPVLLIGLSIDYAIHIFMRHREEREAVEEGPRGSMRVALAGVGIALVWVTATTVIGFLSNLVSPLPPIQDFGIVSSVGITAALLVFGVLIPALKVELDEFLESRGFDRKKRAFGTGGGRLGKALTVGSTAAKKSPWLVILFAVLLSAGGAYGATQVDTSFSQTDFIAEDPPAWMEDLPEPFAPHDYTAKENLQYVNDNFLRQDSQAQILIEGEVSSDNALERLHDAQEAAGEKGVTVTLSGGEAAITSPLTVMEEVAAQNETFNETYTAADTDGNGVPDENVSGVYDALFAVAPDQAGGVIAHEGDDYEALRMVVSIQGGASGNDVTEQMRAVAAVADGGGLTATATGQSILFKIIQDQLLDTVIESLIVTLIAIVVFLMAAYRLTEGSATLGLVTLLPVVFSVAWILGTMYLAGIPFNVLTGMITSLTVGLGVAYSIHLSERYNQELERRGDAFDALAVALKGTGGALLGSAATTVGGFGVLVFAVLPPLQQFGIITGMTIIYAFLAAVLVLPSLLVVWTRYTNPLGGGEFDDGNGGSGSGSDGTGAVDVGEGATDAPTREASPRFVQPGGEATVVVHLPEVAGRAVLREDAPVDSLDHVDPDALSTTVTDGTLYAVWETEAATPARVEYTVSVPGDAQDNETVRFDGELRTARGATSVEGDGFVTVVSDVFERIVSEGEVSRQDLALAAQQLEAGALSPEQYERIHEQWLNQDE; this is encoded by the coding sequence GTGAGCGCGTTCGACCGCCTCGTCACCGCCGTCACCGACCACAGCAAAGCAGCGATAGCTATCATGGTGCTGTTGACGGTCGTCGTCGGCGCTGGCGCGCCGATGGTCGAGCAGTCGTCGTCGCTCAGCCAGTTCCAGAGCGACACGACCGAATCCCAGAAGCTCGACTACATCCAGAACAACTTCCAGACCGGCGACCAGAACACGACCACAGTCCAGATTATCATGCGCGGGGACGACGTCCTCGCGAAAGACCAACTCGTCGAGAGCATCGACCTCCAGCAGACGCTCAGGGAGAACGAGACCATCGCTCCCTCGCTGGTGAACGAGTCGCCCACGTCGGGCGTGGCGAACGTCGTCGCGATAACGGCGATTCGCCAGGAAGAGGCGGCCGAACTCGAACAGCGCCGCCAGACCCTGAACGAGACGGCGGCGACGCTCCGCGGCGCGCTCACCGACCTCCGCCAGAACCCGAACGCGTCCATCGAGGCCGCGTTCTCCGACGTGCGCGCGAGCACGACCGTTGACCTGAACGACACGGACTACGCCACGTTCGAGACGGCGGCCCAGCAACTCCGGAACGCCTCCGGCGAGCAGGCCGTCCAGGAGGCGTACACGCTCGGCACGCAGGGCGTGCTCGCCGCCGACTACGCGGCACTCCAGGAGGACGCTGACGCCCTCCAGAACGCCGGGACGCCCACGCTCGCCGAGCAGAGAGACCAGCTAGAGTCGATGGAGGCGAGCGAGGTCGAATCCCTCGTCACCAGCGTGCTCCAGAACGGGAACGGCGGGAGCGGCGGCGGCGTGCTCGCGCTGATGCCGACCGGCTACGAGTCGGGGCCTGCCGAGGCGACGATGATCATCGTCACGCAGACCACCGACTCCGACACCGAGATGGGGTCGGCGAGCGACCGGCTCGTCGAGACGCAGACCGCGATGCAGGACATCGCGACCTCCCGGAGTAACGGGAACACCTACATGGTGTTCGGCGGCGGTATCATCGCGGACGAAATCACGCAGTCCATGACGGACAGCGTGCTCATCGTCGGCCCGCTCGCCCTCATCTTCGTCCTCATCACGCTCATCATCGCGTACCGAGACCTCCTCGACATCGCGCTCGGCCTCCTCGGCATCCTCGCGGTGCTCGTGTGGACGTTCGGCTTCATGGGCTGGGCGGACATCTCGTTCAACCAGATCTTCATCGCGGTGCCCGTCCTGCTCATCGGACTGAGTATCGACTACGCGATACACATCTTCATGCGGCACCGCGAGGAGCGCGAAGCCGTCGAAGAGGGCCCGCGCGGGTCGATGCGGGTCGCGCTCGCCGGCGTCGGCATCGCCCTCGTCTGGGTGACGGCGACGACGGTCATCGGGTTCCTCTCGAACCTCGTCAGCCCCCTCCCGCCGATCCAGGACTTCGGCATCGTCAGCTCCGTCGGCATCACCGCCGCGCTCCTCGTGTTCGGCGTGCTGATTCCCGCGCTGAAGGTCGAACTCGACGAGTTCCTCGAATCCCGCGGGTTCGACCGGAAGAAGCGCGCGTTCGGCACGGGCGGCGGCCGCCTCGGAAAAGCGCTCACCGTCGGCAGCACGGCGGCGAAGAAGTCGCCGTGGCTCGTCATCCTGTTCGCCGTCCTCCTCAGCGCCGGCGGCGCGTACGGCGCGACCCAGGTGGACACCTCGTTCAGCCAGACGGACTTCATCGCGGAGGACCCGCCGGCGTGGATGGAAGACCTCCCGGAGCCGTTCGCGCCCCACGACTACACGGCGAAGGAGAACCTCCAGTACGTCAACGACAACTTCCTCCGGCAGGACTCGCAAGCACAGATACTGATAGAAGGAGAGGTATCGAGCGATAACGCGCTCGAACGCCTCCACGACGCGCAGGAAGCCGCCGGCGAGAAGGGCGTGACCGTCACGCTCTCCGGCGGCGAGGCCGCCATCACCAGTCCGCTCACGGTGATGGAGGAAGTCGCGGCGCAGAACGAGACGTTCAACGAGACGTACACCGCCGCCGACACGGACGGGAACGGCGTTCCCGACGAGAACGTGAGCGGCGTGTACGACGCGCTGTTCGCCGTCGCGCCCGACCAGGCCGGCGGCGTCATCGCCCACGAGGGCGACGACTACGAGGCGCTCCGGATGGTCGTCTCCATCCAGGGCGGCGCGTCCGGGAACGATGTCACCGAACAGATGCGCGCCGTCGCGGCGGTCGCCGACGGCGGCGGCCTCACCGCCACCGCGACCGGCCAGAGCATCCTGTTCAAGATCATTCAAGACCAGCTCCTCGACACCGTCATCGAGAGCCTCATCGTGACCCTCATCGCCATCGTCGTCTTCCTGATGGCGGCCTACCGGCTCACCGAGGGGAGCGCGACGCTCGGCCTCGTCACCCTCCTCCCGGTCGTGTTCAGCGTCGCGTGGATTCTCGGGACGATGTACCTCGCGGGAATCCCGTTCAACGTCCTCACGGGGATGATCACGAGCCTCACGGTCGGACTCGGGGTGGCGTACAGCATCCACTTGAGCGAGCGGTACAACCAGGAACTCGAACGCCGCGGTGACGCGTTCGACGCCCTCGCCGTCGCGCTCAAGGGCACCGGCGGCGCGCTCCTCGGGAGCGCCGCCACCACGGTCGGCGGGTTCGGCGTGCTCGTGTTCGCCGTGCTCCCGCCGCTCCAGCAGTTCGGCATCATCACGGGCATGACCATCATCTACGCGTTCCTCGCGGCCGTGCTCGTGCTCCCGAGCCTCCTCGTCGTCTGGACGCGGTACACGAACCCGCTCGGCGGCGGCGAGTTCGACGACGGGAACGGCGGCTCCGGTTCCGGCTCCGACGGCACCGGAGCGGTCGACGTGGGCGAGGGCGCGACCGACGCGCCGACCCGCGAGGCGTCGCCGCGGTTCGTCCAGCCCGGCGGCGAGGCGACGGTCGTCGTCCACCTCCCCGAAGTCGCGGGGCGCGCGGTGCTCCGCGAGGACGCGCCCGTGGACTCACTCGACCACGTCGACCCCGACGCGCTCAGCACCACGGTCACCGACGGCACGCTGTACGCCGTCTGGGAGACCGAGGCGGCGACGCCGGCGCGCGTCGAGTACACCGTCTCGGTGCCCGGGGACGCCCAGGACAACGAGACCGTGCGCTTCGACGGCGAACTCCGCACCGCCCGCGGCGCGACGAGCGTCGAGGGCGACGGGTTCGTCACCGTCGTGAGCGACGTGTTCGAACGCATCGTCAGCGAGGGCGAGGTCAGCCGGCAGGATCTCGCGCTCGCCGCCCAGCAGCTCGAAGCGGGCGCGCTGTCGCCCGAGCAGTACGAACGCATCCACGAGCAGTGGCTGAATCAGGACGAATGA
- a CDS encoding DUF7521 family protein yields MNVGGVSVTTSGGTPLLVVGLFFSVALATVLGGVLVVRIGRGYRRTGSRHLLALGVGFLFVVPVPKLLNLSLSTGTALSYDAIALGASVAQLLGFAVILYAIYDT; encoded by the coding sequence ATGAACGTCGGCGGCGTCTCCGTCACGACCAGCGGCGGCACGCCCCTGCTCGTCGTCGGGCTGTTCTTCAGCGTCGCCCTCGCGACGGTTCTCGGCGGCGTGCTCGTCGTCCGCATCGGCCGCGGCTACCGCAGAACGGGGAGCCGGCACTTGCTCGCGCTCGGCGTCGGTTTCCTGTTCGTGGTGCCCGTCCCGAAGCTCCTGAACCTCTCGCTCTCGACGGGCACCGCGCTCTCCTACGACGCCATCGCGCTCGGCGCGTCGGTCGCACAACTCCTCGGGTTCGCCGTCATCCTGTACGCAATCTATGACACGTAA
- a CDS encoding aspartate/glutamate racemase family protein, with amino-acid sequence MVDIAYLVPGSGFAADERARRERIANDLTRASVTVVNASPDGPSSIESTVDDALSVPGTLSRARAIESEYDAIVVGCFGDTGLRPLRELVPIPVVGPAEATVHTAAQVADRFGWLTVLDRTVPMCREQLHALGLADRCAGVRSVDAPVEDIDHESTALAERMVDTGARAVREDGADALFPGCMTLSFAQQHEVVAERLDVPFLDPATIALEQATTWARHGITQSDRSYPPVDASDIDALR; translated from the coding sequence ATGGTGGATATCGCGTATCTCGTCCCCGGGAGCGGGTTCGCGGCGGACGAGCGAGCGCGCCGCGAGCGCATCGCAAACGATCTGACGCGCGCTTCGGTCACGGTCGTCAACGCCTCCCCGGACGGCCCGTCGAGCATCGAGTCCACGGTCGACGACGCCCTGAGCGTCCCCGGAACCCTCAGTCGGGCGCGCGCTATCGAGTCCGAGTACGACGCCATCGTCGTCGGCTGCTTCGGCGACACCGGCCTGCGACCGCTCCGCGAGCTGGTGCCGATTCCGGTCGTTGGCCCGGCGGAAGCGACGGTTCACACCGCCGCGCAGGTCGCCGACCGGTTCGGCTGGCTCACCGTCCTCGACCGCACCGTCCCGATGTGCCGCGAGCAACTGCACGCGCTCGGGCTTGCGGATCGGTGCGCAGGCGTTCGGTCGGTCGACGCGCCCGTCGAGGACATCGACCACGAGTCCACGGCGCTCGCGGAGCGGATGGTGGACACCGGTGCGCGCGCGGTGCGGGAGGACGGCGCGGATGCGCTGTTCCCCGGGTGTATGACCCTCTCGTTCGCACAGCAACACGAGGTCGTCGCGGAGCGCCTCGACGTGCCGTTCCTGGACCCGGCGACCATCGCGCTCGAACAGGCAACAACGTGGGCGCGCCACGGCATCACGCAAAGCGACCGGTCGTACCCACCAGTGGACGCGTCCGACATCGACGCGCTGCGCTGA
- a CDS encoding DUF7521 family protein, which translates to MSSLATVATWQVVLDAFLVCVGGLVSVHAYRGYRRNDSTAMLAVSVGTLVLVLAPFLLEYVFEAATVVTPLQSAVLRQAADSVAVLVILYALLR; encoded by the coding sequence GTGAGTTCGCTCGCAACCGTCGCGACGTGGCAGGTCGTCCTCGACGCCTTCCTCGTCTGCGTCGGCGGTCTCGTGAGCGTGCACGCCTACCGGGGGTATCGGCGCAACGACAGCACGGCGATGCTCGCCGTCTCGGTGGGGACGCTGGTGCTCGTGCTCGCGCCGTTCCTCCTCGAATACGTGTTCGAGGCCGCCACGGTTGTCACGCCCCTCCAGAGCGCGGTGCTCCGGCAGGCCGCGGACAGCGTCGCCGTGCTCGTCATCCTGTACGCGCTCCTGCGTTAG
- a CDS encoding winged helix-turn-helix domain-containing protein, giving the protein MCEDERVVLSLLDDEYAREILKETSVEPLSAKALTERCDASPPTIYRRLDRLQEQDLVVERQRLSADGNHHAVYSATFERAVVELESGDLAVEVFVRDDPADQFTQLFEGLR; this is encoded by the coding sequence ATGTGTGAGGATGAACGCGTCGTCTTGTCCCTCCTGGACGACGAGTACGCCCGGGAGATTCTCAAGGAGACGAGCGTCGAGCCGCTGTCCGCGAAGGCGCTGACGGAGCGCTGTGACGCCTCCCCGCCCACGATTTATCGGCGGCTCGACCGCCTCCAGGAGCAAGACCTCGTGGTCGAACGCCAGCGGCTGTCGGCGGACGGCAACCACCACGCGGTGTACTCGGCGACGTTCGAGCGCGCGGTCGTGGAACTCGAATCCGGCGACCTCGCGGTGGAGGTGTTCGTTCGGGACGACCCCGCAGACCAGTTCACGCAGTTGTTCGAGGGGCTCCGATGA
- a CDS encoding DUF7385 family protein, which produces MDDVELDELVSALTPREENRALKTYQNTVSVACPACGDPFDDLVVCKENPTSLNLSQQLDFCVGVDDDRALIFTHKR; this is translated from the coding sequence ATGGACGACGTCGAACTCGACGAACTCGTCTCCGCGCTGACGCCGCGCGAGGAGAACCGCGCGCTGAAGACGTACCAGAACACGGTCTCGGTCGCCTGTCCCGCCTGCGGCGACCCGTTCGACGACCTCGTCGTCTGCAAGGAGAACCCGACGAGCCTCAACCTCTCCCAGCAACTCGACTTCTGCGTCGGCGTGGACGACGACCGCGCGCTCATCTTCACGCACAAGCGGTAG
- a CDS encoding glycosyltransferase family 87 protein, translating into MRAASRRRVRAVLAFGVLVGTLVPAYFFLLADTAPFAWDFRAYHHAATLARDGRPFVGVSPAVGGGEWVYPPVTVVAFYAYTLVSWSAAYLAHAAVSVIAGLACAALVIAGLRDRDVRLTRTDAALVAAFFTLSTYPVVVLGQGQLGLFVLLALLTVHRALAAGRERTAGGVLALASAFKLFPLFLLVWFARRRAWRAIAWCVGATAALWTAGVAAFGWPLHAEYVRFIVFERSRVHDLAAGMSPNVSALTLQRPLAALFPDAHPLAYTALACLLLLPALAALYTRVETQQNRAVAYLGTLVVMLLVSPASNVHHVLYAYVPLVALLYTVRDPVVRACFLTGTALVLAPVQPAMVADVLGALGAPASLTISVVAASRAVLSVGSLALYGLLVILAGCVVHAARAAPVEEPATTPDDRRVAEQD; encoded by the coding sequence GTGCGCGCCGCGTCCCGTCGCCGCGTCCGCGCCGTCCTCGCGTTCGGCGTGCTCGTCGGCACGCTCGTCCCCGCCTACTTCTTCCTGCTCGCGGACACCGCGCCGTTCGCGTGGGACTTCCGCGCGTACCACCACGCCGCGACGCTCGCGCGCGACGGCCGGCCGTTCGTCGGCGTCTCCCCGGCCGTCGGCGGCGGTGAGTGGGTGTACCCGCCCGTCACGGTCGTCGCGTTCTACGCGTACACGCTCGTCTCGTGGAGCGCCGCGTACCTCGCGCACGCCGCAGTGAGCGTCATCGCCGGCCTCGCCTGCGCCGCCCTCGTCATCGCCGGCCTCCGCGACCGCGACGTTCGACTCACCCGAACCGACGCCGCGCTCGTCGCGGCGTTCTTCACGCTCAGCACGTACCCCGTCGTCGTGCTCGGCCAGGGCCAACTCGGCCTGTTCGTCCTCCTCGCCCTCCTCACCGTCCACCGCGCGCTCGCGGCGGGCCGGGAGCGGACGGCGGGCGGCGTGCTCGCGCTGGCGTCCGCGTTCAAACTCTTCCCGCTGTTCCTCCTCGTCTGGTTCGCCCGACGGCGCGCGTGGCGGGCCATCGCGTGGTGCGTCGGCGCGACGGCGGCGCTGTGGACGGCCGGCGTGGCCGCGTTCGGCTGGCCGCTCCACGCCGAGTACGTCCGCTTCATCGTCTTCGAGCGGAGCCGCGTCCACGACCTCGCCGCCGGGATGAGCCCGAACGTCTCCGCGTTGACGCTCCAGCGCCCGCTCGCCGCGCTCTTCCCGGACGCCCACCCGCTCGCGTACACCGCGCTCGCCTGCCTCCTCCTGCTCCCCGCGCTCGCCGCGCTCTACACGCGCGTCGAAACCCAACAGAACCGGGCCGTCGCCTACCTCGGCACGCTCGTCGTGATGCTACTCGTCTCCCCCGCGTCCAACGTCCACCACGTCCTCTACGCGTACGTCCCGCTCGTCGCGCTCCTCTACACGGTTCGCGACCCCGTCGTCCGCGCGTGCTTCCTGACGGGGACGGCGCTCGTGCTCGCGCCGGTGCAGCCCGCGATGGTCGCGGACGTGCTCGGGGCGCTCGGCGCGCCCGCGTCACTCACTATCTCCGTCGTCGCGGCGAGTCGCGCCGTCCTCTCTGTCGGGTCGCTCGCGCTCTACGGCCTCCTCGTGATTCTCGCCGGCTGCGTCGTCCACGCTGCCCGCGCCGCGCCCGTCGAGGAACCCGCGACGACGCCGGACGACCGCCGCGTCGCCGAGCAGGACTAA
- a CDS encoding oxidoreductase yields MSDWTPAEMASQTGKTVVVTGANSGIGFEATKELAARGAHVVMACRSTDRGRTAKREIETEYSGASLTVRELDLADLDSIRAFAEWFTSEFDALDVLANNAGVMAIPRSETEQGFETQFGVNHLGHFALTARLLPVLRRTNGASRVVTQSSGVHERGRIDFDDLQGEDDYDKWDAYAQSKLANVLFAYELDRRLRTAGASVTSVACHPGYAATNLQLRGPEAEGSRLRLLAMKAANVVLAQSAERGAWPLLYAATNPDIDGGEYVGPTGLFDMRGHPGPQESSERSRDEDTARRLWTVSEDLTGAAFGLPAP; encoded by the coding sequence ATGTCGGACTGGACGCCCGCCGAGATGGCCTCGCAGACCGGGAAGACCGTCGTCGTCACCGGCGCGAACAGCGGCATCGGGTTCGAGGCGACGAAAGAACTCGCCGCGCGGGGCGCGCACGTGGTGATGGCGTGCCGGAGCACCGACCGCGGCCGAACCGCGAAACGCGAGATAGAAACCGAGTACTCGGGCGCGTCCCTCACGGTGCGCGAACTCGACCTCGCCGACCTCGACTCGATACGGGCGTTCGCGGAGTGGTTCACGAGCGAGTTCGACGCGCTCGACGTGTTGGCGAACAACGCGGGCGTGATGGCGATACCGCGCTCCGAGACCGAACAGGGGTTCGAGACGCAGTTCGGCGTGAACCACCTCGGCCACTTCGCGCTCACCGCCCGCCTCCTCCCCGTGCTCCGCCGGACGAACGGCGCGTCCCGGGTGGTGACGCAGTCGAGCGGCGTGCACGAGCGCGGCCGCATCGACTTCGACGACCTCCAGGGCGAGGACGACTACGACAAGTGGGACGCGTACGCGCAGTCGAAGCTCGCGAACGTGCTGTTCGCGTACGAACTCGACCGTCGCCTCCGCACGGCGGGCGCGAGCGTCACCAGCGTCGCCTGCCATCCCGGGTACGCGGCGACGAACCTCCAGCTACGCGGCCCCGAAGCCGAGGGGAGCCGGCTCCGCCTGCTCGCGATGAAGGCCGCGAACGTCGTGCTCGCGCAGAGCGCCGAACGGGGCGCGTGGCCGCTCCTCTACGCCGCCACGAACCCCGACATCGACGGCGGCGAGTACGTTGGCCCCACCGGATTGTTCGACATGCGCGGCCACCCCGGCCCCCAGGAGTCGAGCGAACGCAGTCGCGACGAGGACACCGCGCGACGGCTCTGGACGGTCTCCGAAGACCTCACGGGGGCCGCGTTCGGCCTTCCCGCGCCTTGA
- a CDS encoding M28 family peptidase, which translates to MSQTIADSEALSDFERSLVDDISVDESWALLEEFADLNRLSGTAEEVEAAEYILDRLDAFDVDASRYDPELYISQPHDADIRTLNKEFEPGPVKTVSFSESTTVQGEVEYVGEVESGLLSEGAAGEGAFADVGDLSGKIALTAAGSLSIRATSILEDKGAIGVVAIHEHDREPHNGIATPVWGGAPRLDEKEKIPGIPVVNVNNPDGETLKDWALAEEGLELEIETDLTTDWMECPLVEARIEGGNSESDDFVLLHGHYDSWYVGITDNATGDAGLLELARVFEEHSDDLDRDIRIAWWPAHSTGRYAGSTWYADEFAHELDENCVAQVNMDSPGAKDATDYTDMSCWTPEAHGLVGDAIDDVTGAPYEEHFPHRAGDYSFDNLGITGFFMLSSNIPTAEREERGFHEVGGCGGNSDAWHVSTDTLDKAGEDELVRDIRLYAVSVARVLNADVLPFDHTRNAAAIRDAVEGYDEDAGDHFDFSPAIESLESLETDLDAFYDAVETGDVSAAKANETIKQLSRILTRVNLVSEGQFEQDPAVGRQPVPRLAPAAKFEALEGDDVKFLQTQLKREQNAVVAEVRRARRLL; encoded by the coding sequence ATGAGTCAGACTATCGCGGATAGTGAAGCGCTTAGCGACTTCGAACGGTCGCTCGTGGACGACATCTCCGTCGACGAATCGTGGGCCCTCCTCGAAGAGTTCGCCGACCTCAACCGCCTCTCCGGTACCGCGGAGGAGGTCGAGGCCGCCGAGTACATCCTCGACCGGCTCGATGCGTTCGACGTGGACGCGAGCCGCTACGACCCCGAACTCTACATCAGCCAACCACACGACGCGGATATTCGTACGCTGAACAAGGAGTTCGAACCCGGGCCGGTGAAGACCGTCTCCTTCTCCGAGTCCACGACCGTGCAGGGCGAGGTCGAGTACGTCGGCGAGGTCGAGAGCGGACTGCTCTCCGAGGGCGCGGCGGGCGAGGGCGCGTTCGCGGACGTGGGCGACCTCTCCGGGAAGATAGCGCTCACCGCCGCGGGAAGCCTCTCGATTCGCGCGACCAGCATCCTCGAAGACAAGGGCGCCATCGGCGTCGTCGCAATCCACGAACACGACCGCGAACCGCACAACGGCATCGCAACGCCCGTCTGGGGTGGCGCGCCGCGGCTCGACGAGAAGGAGAAGATTCCCGGTATTCCCGTGGTCAACGTGAACAACCCGGACGGCGAGACGCTGAAGGACTGGGCGCTCGCAGAGGAGGGGCTCGAACTCGAAATCGAGACCGACCTCACGACGGACTGGATGGAGTGCCCGCTCGTCGAGGCGCGCATCGAGGGCGGGAACAGCGAGAGCGACGATTTCGTCCTCCTGCACGGACACTACGACTCGTGGTACGTCGGAATCACGGACAACGCGACAGGTGATGCGGGACTCCTCGAACTCGCGCGCGTCTTCGAGGAGCACAGCGACGACCTCGACCGAGACATCCGCATCGCGTGGTGGCCCGCACACTCGACGGGCCGGTACGCGGGGTCAACGTGGTACGCGGACGAGTTCGCGCACGAACTCGACGAGAACTGCGTCGCGCAGGTGAACATGGACAGTCCGGGCGCGAAGGACGCGACCGACTACACGGACATGTCGTGCTGGACGCCCGAGGCGCACGGGCTCGTCGGGGACGCCATCGACGACGTGACGGGCGCGCCGTACGAGGAGCACTTCCCGCACCGCGCGGGCGACTACTCGTTCGACAACCTCGGCATCACGGGATTTTTCATGCTGTCCTCGAACATCCCGACCGCGGAACGCGAGGAGCGCGGGTTCCACGAAGTCGGGGGCTGTGGCGGGAACTCGGACGCCTGGCACGTCTCCACTGACACGCTCGACAAGGCCGGAGAGGACGAACTCGTCCGCGACATCCGGCTGTACGCGGTGAGCGTCGCGCGCGTCCTGAACGCGGACGTGCTGCCGTTCGACCACACGCGTAACGCCGCCGCCATCCGTGACGCCGTGGAGGGCTACGACGAGGACGCCGGCGACCACTTCGATTTCTCGCCCGCTATCGAATCGCTCGAGTCGCTCGAAACCGACCTCGACGCGTTCTACGACGCTGTCGAGACCGGCGACGTGTCCGCCGCGAAGGCGAACGAGACGATCAAACAGCTGTCGCGCATCCTGACGCGCGTGAACCTCGTCTCCGAGGGCCAGTTCGAGCAGGATCCCGCGGTCGGCCGCCAGCCCGTGCCGCGGCTCGCGCCCGCCGCGAAGTTCGAAGCGCTGGAGGGCGACGACGTGAAGTTCCTACAGACCCAGTTGAAGCGCGAACAGAACGCGGTCGTCGCCGAGGTGCGCCGCGCCCGCCGACTCCTCTAA